The genome window ACCGCGACGCGGTCGAGCTGAACATGCTTTCGGCGATCGACATGTCCGCGCGCGCGCTGCCGTCGATGCGCGAGCGCGGCTTCGGGCGAATCGTCAACATCGTGTCCATCGCGGCGCTCCAGCCGATCCCGCACCTCGCACTCTCGAACGCGGCGCGCGCGGGCTTGCTCGGCTACGCGAAGACACTCGCGTCCGAGGTCGCGCGTGACGGCGTGACGGTCAACAGCCTGTGCCCGGGATCGATCCTCACCGACCGCGTTCGATCGATGCTGCCCGAAGGTGCGGACGAACACTCTATCCCCGAATCCGGGCCGCTTGCCGATCTCATCCGGGCGATACCCGTCGGCCGCATGGGCCGGCCCGACGAGTTCGGCGCGGTGGTCGCGTTCCTGGCGTCCGAGCGCGCGTCATACATGACCGGCGTCGCGCTGTTGGTGGACGGCGGCGCCTGCCGAGCAATTTTTTGAGGCGCGCCGCACGAAGCGCGATGGACATGATGGACCGCATGGACATTGTGGACGGGTGGACGCGCGCGTCTGCCAAG of bacterium contains these proteins:
- a CDS encoding SDR family oxidoreductase translates to MNLGLAGKSAIVCAASKGLGRASALELAAEGANVAICARDEDRLAQTRREIDKAGGRCVAVVADMKVEADRARFFETAARELGPIDILVNNAGGPPPGGATAFGVADYRDAVELNMLSAIDMSARALPSMRERGFGRIVNIVSIAALQPIPHLALSNAARAGLLGYAKTLASEVARDGVTVNSLCPGSILTDRVRSMLPEGADEHSIPESGPLADLIRAIPVGRMGRPDEFGAVVAFLASERASYMTGVALLVDGGACRAIF